The Ananas comosus cultivar F153 linkage group 7, ASM154086v1, whole genome shotgun sequence genome has a window encoding:
- the LOC109713068 gene encoding myeloid leukemia factor 1-like, with product MERRGGGRNDFFGFGDPFTGFGGGRDDLFGFGDPFAGFGGFGRPGTGSLVSSFFGGRNPFDDPFFTRPFGYLMGPSMFDPRPGILGDTGNTGFIEQAPPPSKPRGPVIKELNSDDEEEDEEEKIHKDKKDNPRKHSRSSEEPDVQHPVEETEEKRSRLMEYKNGFQRASTSRSKAHAYTFQSSTVTYGGRNASYYTSSTTRRTGGDGVTVEESKEADTTTGRATHRISRGIRDKGHSVTRKLNSDGRVDTMQTLHNLNEDELAGFEEAWKGKARQHLPGWNPSSTRDASSSNSSSRGWALPGTERAHDSAHMKSRPPADSFKRRA from the exons atggagaggagaggaggggggaGGAATGATTTCTTCGGATTTGGGGATCCTTTTACTGGGTTTGGTGGCGGGAGGGATGATTTATTTGGGTTTGGGGATCCATTTGCTGGATTTGGGGGTTTTGGGAGACCTGGTACTGGTAGCCTCGTATCTAGCTTCTTTGGTGGGAGGAATCCTTTTGATGACCCCTTCTTTACTCGGCCCTTTGGGTACCTGATGGGCCCGAGCATGTTTGACCCGAGGCCGGGCATCCTCGGAGACACGGGCAATACCGGATTCATTGAGCAAGCTCCGCCTCCAAGTAAACCCAGGGGTCCGGTCATCAAGGAGCTGAACtctgatgatgaagaagaagatgaggaagagaaGATTCACAAGGACAAGAAAGATAACCCCCGAAAGCATTCGCGGTCGAGTGAGGAGCCTGATGTCCAGCACCCTGTTGAAGAAACGGAAG AGAAAAGGAGCCGACTTATGGAGTATAAGAACGGGTTTCAGAGAGCTAGTACCTCGCGATCAAAAGCTCATGCTTATACTTTCCAGAGCTCAACTGTGACTTATGGTGGTCGTAATGCTTCTTATTATACTTCATCCACGACAAGAAGAACTGGTGGTGATGGA gTTACTGTCGAAGAAAGTAAGGAGGCAGATACCACAACTGGCAGGGCCACCCATAGAATATCTCGAGGAATTCGTGACAAG GGGCATTCAGTGACAAGGAAACTGAACTCTGATGGAAGAGTTGACACTATGCAGACATTGCACAACCTGAATGAAG atGAGCTTGCTGGGTTTGAGGAAGCTTGGAAGGGAAAAGCAAGGCAGCACTTACCTGGTTGGAACCCCAGTTCTACTA GAGATgcaagcagcagcaacagcagcagcaggggATGGGCACTTCCAGGAACTGAGCGAGCCCATGACTCGGCTCACATGAAGTCACGGCCTCCAGCTGATTCTTTCAAGCGACGAGCCTGA